TGGGGAAGTGCGCGGGGACCCAGTCGATGAGCACGCCGATGCCGTGGCGGTGCAGGTAATCGACGAGATACATGAAGTCCTGCGGCGCACCAAAACGGTGGGTCGGCGCAAAAAAGCCCGTTACCTGGTAGCCCCAGGAACCGTCGAAGGGGTGCTCGGCCAGCGGCATGAACTCGACGTGGGTGAAGCCCATTTCGAGCACATAGCGGGTCAGATCGGCCGCCATTTCACGGTAGTTGAGCGGGCGGTTGCCGTCCTCCGGCACGCGTCGCCATGAGCCCAGGTGGACTTCATACACGGAGATTGGCTGCGTCTTCCAGTCGCGACCGGCGCGCTGGTTCATCCACTCGTTGTCTTTCCACTCGAAGTCGTTGACGTCCCACACGATGGAGGCGTTGTGCGGAGGAGATTCAAAATATTCGCCGTAGGGGTCGCTCTTGAGGCGGTGGCTGCCGTCGGCACCGATGAGTTCGTATTTGTATTTCGTGCCTACACCGATGCCGGGCAGGAAGAGCTCCCACACGCCGGAGCTGCCGAGGCGTCGCATCGGGTGGCGTCGGCCGTCCCAGTGGTTAAACTCGCCGACTACGGAGACGCGCTTGGCGCTGGGTGCCCACACGGCAAACGAAGTGCCCTGCACGCCGTCGTAGTGTTTAATGTGGGAGCCAAGCTTTTGATAAATGTGGTGATGGTTGCCCTGGCCGAAGAGAAAGGCGTCGTCCTCGCTGAGGGTGGGCAGGAAGCAGTAGGGGTCCCAGATTTGGAAAATCTCGCCATTGGCGTTTTCCATGCGGATGCGGTAGTCGAAGGACTCGGTGCGCCCATCGATTATGCCCTCGAAGAGGCCGTCGCGGCAGAGCTTTTTCAGGCGGAAGCGTTCATCGGTCTGCACATCGACGATGTCGCAGGTGACAGCCTCGGGCTGAAAGGTGCGGGCGATTAGCGTTTTCTTGCCGCCTTGCTTAACGACGTGCAGGCCCAAGACGTCGTGGGGCGCATCGTGCCGGGCGGTAATGACGGAATCGAGTTCGGCCTGGGATATGATCACGGAATTAATCCTTAGTGGGGTTGGCGTTAATGTAAAGTTTCATTCATGCACAATACCATGTCAATGCGGGCTTTACGATTGATCATTTGGTAATTCGTGATTATAGTCTGTCTTATGAAGTTCTTTGCCACCGCCATAGCCTGCCTGTTCCTTGTTTCTGCCGCTCACGCCGTCGATCGCGACTGGCAAACGGTGTCCGTCAACGATGGCAAACTCACCATTAAAATGCCGGGCAAGCCTACCGTCACCACCAAGAGCGACAGCTCGATCGTGGGCGACGTCACCAGCAAAATTTACAAGGTCAATGTGCCCGAAGACGGCAACGTGACTGTCGACTGCTCCGACCTGCCCGGTGCCGCGCTCTTCTTTGCTGGCAAGGACACCATCTTCGGCAACGCCAAGGGAAAATTTCTCGCCGGCGCCTTTGGCAAACAGCTTTCGTGGGAGAGCGTCACCAACGGCGGACAAACCGGTATGAAGCTGATGTTTCAAACCCCGCCCATGGACGGCAAGCCCGGCTACGACGGTGAGGCGCGCTTTTTTCTGGTCGGCGATTACCTTTACGTGATCTCGGTGACGGACGTCGTCGGCGATGACCTGGATATGCAGAAAGAGGTCTTTCCCTCCCTTACGTTTGCCGACTCCGGATCGAATGACTGAGGGTAGGGACGTACTTTTAACAGAAGGCAGCAAAGAAAGCAAAGCGTAGGGCAAACATTTTAAACTCACGCAAAGACCCAGAGACCCAAAGATTTTTTTGTTTATATACTTTGGGTCTCTGGGTCTTTGCGTGAAATCCACCGTCTTGCTAGCTTTGCTCTCTTCTGTTCAAAAAAAATACGTCGGTTTTGGCTTCCCGTTCTTCCCGATCTTCTTGTTAAATCCCGGCCATTATGCCGCCAAACGACGACATTGCCGACCTCCGCGCTCGCGCCTGGGTGGGAGACGCCGTGCTCGCGCTTTATGCGCGGGAGTGGATTCTCGCCCGCGAGGACATTAAACCCGCCGACCGCTCCGAGGAATTTATCCGCATGACTGCCAACGACTTCCTGGGTTGCGTGGGCGAGCCCACCAAGGTCGAGGCTGGCATTGGCGACATTTACCGTAACGAGGGCCTGCAGGCCGCGTTCGCCTATATCGAGCAGACCTTGCTGCCGCTTTACTTAAAGCAGCGCAATAACCGCCGATAGAGAAATTTCACTGTCCATTTCCCACCGTTGAAAACCCGAATCCAAGGCGGTAAGCTGGCTCCAGCGCGGGGCGATCAAACGAGTTTCGTTACGTTGTTACATGCGCGTGAATTCGTGCTGGCTTTCTGCGATTTGCGGCCTTTACTACCAGAGGCTTTCCCTGATGAGCGACCAAATTAAGCATGAGTGCGGCATTGCGATCGTTCGGCTGCTCAAGCCGTTGAGTTATTATCGCGACCAATACGACGACCTTCTTTACGGTTTCCAGAAGCTATTTTTGCTGATGGAAAAGCAACACAACCGAGGGCAGGACGGCGCCGGCATCGGCTGCGTGAAGCTGAACATGCCCCCCGGTGAGCAGTTCATGGAGCGCGAGCGCGACAACGGCCGCAACCCAATCGCCAACGTGGTGAAGAAGATCATGAAGGGCTACAATAAGCAGCTCAACAGCACGATCTTCCCGGAATTCCCCGAGACCTTTAAGAAGAACTTTCCCTTCGGCGGAGAGGTCCTGATGGGCCACCTGCGCTACGGCACCTCCGGCGGCTACGACAAGAGCGTCTGCCAGCCATACTTCCGCCGTAGCCCCTGGCCGACGCGCAACCTCATGCTCGCAGGTAACTTCAACATGACCAACGTTGAAGACCTCAATGCGAAGCTGATCGCCCGCGGCGCGCATCCGATCTTCAACACCGATACCCAAACCGTCCTCGAAGAGATCGGCTATCATCTCGACGAAGAGCACCAGCGCCTTTACCACGAGTTGCGCGACAGTGGTGTGCCCAGCGATCAGATTGCGGGTATCATCAGCGAGCGCATGGACCTGGTCAATATCCTCGCCGACGCCTCGCACGACTGGGACGGCGGTTACACGCTGGCAGGCCTCGTCGGCAACGGCGACTGCTTTGTCACCCGTGACCCGCTGGGCATCCGCCCGGCTTACTATTTTGCCAACGAAGACGTCGTCGCCTTCGCCTCCGAGCGCGTGGCGCTGATGACGATCTTTGACCAGCATGAGGGAGATGTGAAGGAGATCGCGCCCGGCAGCGCAGTCGTGGTCAAGGCCAACGGCTCGCTCCACATCGGCCAGGTCCGTGAACCCGCGCCCGATCCGGCTCCGTGCTCCTTTGAGCGCATCTATTTCTCCCGTGGTAACGACCCGGAAATCTACCGCGAGCGCAAGGCCCTGGGTGGTGCGTTGGCTGGCCAGATCATTGACGCCATCGACGGCGACTTCGGGCACAGCGTGTTTAGCTTCATCCCGAACACCGCCGAGACGGCCTACTA
This is a stretch of genomic DNA from Cerasicoccus sp. TK19100. It encodes these proteins:
- a CDS encoding amidophosphoribosyltransferase, whose translation is MSDQIKHECGIAIVRLLKPLSYYRDQYDDLLYGFQKLFLLMEKQHNRGQDGAGIGCVKLNMPPGEQFMERERDNGRNPIANVVKKIMKGYNKQLNSTIFPEFPETFKKNFPFGGEVLMGHLRYGTSGGYDKSVCQPYFRRSPWPTRNLMLAGNFNMTNVEDLNAKLIARGAHPIFNTDTQTVLEEIGYHLDEEHQRLYHELRDSGVPSDQIAGIISERMDLVNILADASHDWDGGYTLAGLVGNGDCFVTRDPLGIRPAYYFANEDVVAFASERVALMTIFDQHEGDVKEIAPGSAVVVKANGSLHIGQVREPAPDPAPCSFERIYFSRGNDPEIYRERKALGGALAGQIIDAIDGDFGHSVFSFIPNTAETAYYGLMDELRVQRREQVKRQLLAAHAKGEFNEALLDELIMGNWPRGEKIAHKDIKIRTFISQESNRIQLASHVYDITYGQIESGVDHLVCIDDSIVRGTTLKRSILRILSRTEPKSIVIASTAPQIRYPDCYGIDMSEMGKFIAFQATIALLKESGATELINEVYRDCRAQADKPVEQMVNHVKRLYDHFTPEQISAKIAELVSPPNGDWNGEVKVIYQTIENLHASCPNNHGDWYFTGNYPTPGGYGVLNRAFINYFEKREGRSY